The sequence below is a genomic window from Candidatus Rokuibacteriota bacterium.
CAGGTATCTCGCCCGGTTCTGCATCTGCGGGGTCTTCAACACGGTTCGGGCGGAGGAACTCTTCGAGCGCGCTCGCACCGGCACCGCGTAGGAGCCTGTTAGAGTAATGCGCTTCGAGCGCGGGCTTCGCCCGCGCAACCGATTCCTGGGGGAGGCCTCCGAGGGGGACACCCACGCCTCCGGCGTGGGTACCCGGGCCCCCTCCGATTGTCGTAGCAGCGCGCCCATCCCGCAGTCCACGCTTCCGCTGTCCAGCCTCGCGGCCGTCGAGGTCGGTCCCGTCCAGCCTGATCCCGAGCTGCCATGAAGGTCGCCCAGGTCTTGATGGAGATCCTCAGGGCTGAAGGGGTGCGCTACCTCTTCGGCAACCCCGGGACGACCGAGCTCACGTTTCTGGACGCGCTGCCCGATTCTGGGATCGAGTACATCCTGGCGCTCCAGGAGGCTACGGCGGTGGCCGCTGCCGACGGCTACGCGCAGGCGTCGGGGACGGTGGGTGTCGTGAATCTCCACGTGGCCCCGGGGCTCGCCAACGGGCTTTCGGTCCTCCACAACGCCGCGCGCGCGAAGACGCCGCTTCTGGTTACGGCGGGGCAGCAGGATTCCCGTCTCCTCCTCGAGGACCCGATCCTGGCCGCTGACCTGGTCCAGCTCAGCGAGCAGTTCACCAAGTGGTCCTACGAGGTGCGGCGTCCTGACGAGGCCCCGCGCGCGCTGCGCCGAGCTCTGGCGCTGGCTAAAGCCCCACCGACGGGCCCCGTGTTCCTCTCCCTTCCGATGGACCTGATGACGGCCGTGATCGAGGATTCGGGGGCACCGAGCCCGCCCGTCGCGGCCCGCTCGCTCCCCGAGCCTGAAGCCCTGGCAGCGGCCGCCGGGCTGCTCGCCGCGTCGAAGGCGCCCCTGATTGTGGCGGGGGACGGTGTGGCACGAGCGAATGCGGTCGGCGAGTTGGTCGCGCTGGCAGAGCTGATCGGCGCGCGCGTGCACGGCGAGCCGGTGTACCGCCGGACCAACTTCCCCGGCGACCACCCGCTCTGGCGGGGCGGGCTCTTCCCTGCGGTCACGGGCGTGCGCAAGGCGCTTGACGAAGCCGATTGCGCGCTGATCGTCGGAGCGAGCGTCTTCACGTGGTTTCTCCACGTCCCCGGCGAGCCGTTCCCGCCGGGCCTTCCCGTGATCCAGCTCGACGCCGATGCGCGGGAGGTGGGCAAGAGCTACCCGGTGACCCTCGGGATCGTCGGCGACCCGAAAGCCGCCCTCGCGGCCCTCGCGGGCGAGGTCGGCGCCCGATACGACGTCGCCGCTCGAAAGGCCGCGAGCGTCCGCGCCGCGGAGATCGGCCGGCGGCGCGCGGCGTACGTCAAGGGGATGCGCGAGACCGCCGAGGCGGAGCGCGAGCGCGTCCCGATCGGTCAGGCCTTTCTCCTCCACACGCTCGCCTCGCTCTTGGCCGACGACGCCGTGGTCGTGGACGAGTCGGCCTCCTCCCTCCGCTACGTCCTGGGCTACCTCCCCTTCAAGACGCCGGGCTCCTTCTACAGCTCCAAGACGGGCACGCTCGGGTGGGGGATGGGCGCGGCCATCGGCGTCCAGCTCGCCAGCCCGGGCAGGAAGGTCGTCGCCACCATCGGCGACGGCTCCGTGATGTACGCCTGCCAGGCGCTCTGGACCTGCGCCCGCTACCGCCTGC
It includes:
- a CDS encoding thiamine pyrophosphate-binding protein, producing MKVAQVLMEILRAEGVRYLFGNPGTTELTFLDALPDSGIEYILALQEATAVAAADGYAQASGTVGVVNLHVAPGLANGLSVLHNAARAKTPLLVTAGQQDSRLLLEDPILAADLVQLSEQFTKWSYEVRRPDEAPRALRRALALAKAPPTGPVFLSLPMDLMTAVIEDSGAPSPPVAARSLPEPEALAAAAGLLAASKAPLIVAGDGVARANAVGELVALAELIGARVHGEPVYRRTNFPGDHPLWRGGLFPAVTGVRKALDEADCALIVGASVFTWFLHVPGEPFPPGLPVIQLDADAREVGKSYPVTLGIVGDPKAALAALAGEVGARYDVAARKAASVRAAEIGRRRAAYVKGMRETAEAERERVPIGQAFLLHTLASLLADDAVVVDESASSLRYVLGYLPFKTPGSFYSSKTGTLGWGMGAAIGVQLASPGRKVVATIGDGSVMYACQALWTCARYRLPITYVVLNNASYAILKAGMLGMGLDSAKRGIYPGMDLVDPEVDYVGLARALGVQAERVEKPAELRGALEKALAASAATLVDVAIDRGFKPML